TGGCCAGCATCAGCACGTGAATCGCTGCGCGAGCAAGTTCTTTCATTGCATCTCGCCAGTAGCGGTCGCCTTCCATACCGCCGCTCTGCGATTGGCCGCGGTCGCCGAGTTCAGCAACGGTGCAGAGAAGATTCTCCACGTTGTGCACCAGACCGGCGCCGACGCCTTTTCGCTCACATTCGTATTGCAAAAAGTTGAATTTCCAGGGCTGGGATGGATTCACCAGAATCAAATCGTCCAACCTGCCGGCAGCGCGAGCGTAGGACTCCCACAATGCCGCTTCGTCGGATTTCGCGGTCATCACGAGCCCGGAAAATCCCGCCTTGAGCATGGCGAGCGCCATCGCCCGGCCAGGGCCGGTTGTCTTGCCGGCACCGGTCGCGCCGAGGATCAGTGTTCCCTCAACCGCGTCGCGGACGGTCCAGGAGTCGTTGCGCGACCAGCGCAACAGCTCTGTGGACAGCCCGTTTGTATCCTGCGTCTTGCGGCGAAAAAGCGACGGCCGCAGAAATCGTCCGAACATCATGCCACCTCCCGTCTGTCGTCTTTGCCGTCCATGTCGTTTGCTCCATCAGCAATGCGGCGCTTCGTCGGCGAACGAAGCGCCGCATTCCCAGGCTCGTCAGCTATTGCTGCTTGACGAACCTCCGCTCGAACCGCTGAGAATTGCGAGCAGAACGGCCAGTGCGATCTTGAACAACTTCATGACACAACTCCTTTGCTTGGGGCGTCGGCGGAAAGCGCCTTGGCGGCGTCCGCAAGCGCCATGTCCTGTGGCTCCAGCGTGCCAATACGTTTCAGCAGCGCTTGCAGCCACTCAATCAACGAAGTGAGCGTGAGATTCGGTCCGGAGACAGTCAGCGAGCGACCGGGGCCAACCCGAATCGTGAACCGTTCGCGCGCCGGTCGCTTCGCCCGTCGCGGCTGCTGGTGATTGCGCTTGAGCGACTTGACTCGCGTGACGAGTCCGTCGCGTTTCAGGCTGCCATCCAGTACTCCCGCGACAAGCTGCTCGCGTTCGTCGGCGCTCTCGACGGTCGCAATGGCGTACGCGCTGCTCATGGGAACGCGGGCCGCATCGATCAAGTCCTGCACTTCCCGCGGCAGAACCAGCAGCGCCAGCAACTTTGAGATCGTCGCTTCCGACGGCCCGCCGAGCCGGAGGGACACTTCCGATGCAGACCAACCCGATTCTGTCATCAACTTGGCAATGGCACGGACGCGCTCCATCGTCTTGAGGCTCGATCGCTGGCAGTTTGCCACAAGCTGGAGCGTCAGGAGTTCGGACGCCGTGGGCGCTCGCTCGGTCAGGATCATCGGCACGACTTCCAGCCCGGCGCGAGTTGCCGCGTCAAGCCGGCGATGCCCGTCATCGACGATGACCGCATCACCTTCGCGGTGGCCGAGCAGCGGCACGAGGATTCCGTTGGCACGAATGCTCTGGGCAAGCGCGATTTGCTCTTCCTCGACGACTCGGTCGCGGACGTTTGAGCGGACTTCGATTCGACTGATCGCTATGTGTTGATCGAGATTGGATACCACGTCTCACCGCTCCCTATTCGCAAAGCCGGTACACTTGCACACAC
This window of the Phycisphaerae bacterium genome carries:
- a CDS encoding ParB/RepB/Spo0J family partition protein, translating into MVSNLDQHIAISRIEVRSNVRDRVVEEEQIALAQSIRANGILVPLLGHREGDAVIVDDGHRRLDAATRAGLEVVPMILTERAPTASELLTLQLVANCQRSSLKTMERVRAIAKLMTESGWSASEVSLRLGGPSEATISKLLALLVLPREVQDLIDAARVPMSSAYAIATVESADEREQLVAGVLDGSLKRDGLVTRVKSLKRNHQQPRRAKRPARERFTIRVGPGRSLTVSGPNLTLTSLIEWLQALLKRIGTLEPQDMALADAAKALSADAPSKGVVS